A part of Arachis hypogaea cultivar Tifrunner chromosome 12, arahy.Tifrunner.gnm2.J5K5, whole genome shotgun sequence genomic DNA contains:
- the LOC112726301 gene encoding ferric reduction oxidase 2 has translation MGDQEILKRSPSQVKYDMILYAIRLVVLVVLLGWIFIWIMMPTSTFRQTWLPHLRAKTTTSTYFGSQGTTLLIYTFPVLFIASLGCIYLHIVKKANDSNMDRCDNRNDDKGGKETIWKRPFIVKGPLGIVSGTEVAMLLMFIGLLLWSFASYLHNFFALITQKSAAQFGVKLWELKLEDAGLILGLVGNICLAFLFFPVSRASPVLPLLGLTSESCIKYHIWLGHLVLTFFTAHGVSYIIFWAATNQISQMVKWEKIGISNVAGEISLVCGLILWIATIPGIRRKFFELFFYAHYLYIFFMLFFIFHVGISYASIMLPGFYIFMVDRFLRFLQSRTHVHLVSARVLPCDTIELNFSKTLELSYTPTSVMFINIRSISKLQWHPFTITSSSKLEPEKLSVVIKSEGTWSKKLYQMLSTPTIDHIDVSVEGPYGPASTNYLRHDSLVMVSGGSGITPFISIIRDLIYLSTTFKYKTPKILLICAFKNTSSLSMLDLILPISGTPFEISNLELQIEAYITRDKEFKSNTLINLQTKWFKPNPNDAPIYAILGPNNWLWFGAIISSSFIIFLILIGIITRYYIFPKDHNTNGIFSYSLKALINMLVMCVSIAIVASVGVLWNKKLSAKKGNNQVQHLEGLSPTVSPSSVVYYNNNGGNHNVELESLPSQLIAQATNVHYGERPDLRKILFEIKGSSVGVFASGPKKMRQEVAAICSTGLTENLHFESISFSW, from the exons atgggagATCAAGAAATACTGAAAAGGTCACCATCTCAAGTAAAATATGACATGATTCTATATGCAATAAGGCTGGTGGTGCTGGTTGTTCTTCTTGGTTGGATTTTCATTTGGATAATGATGCCTACAAGTACTTTCAGACAAACATGGCTACCTCATCTCAGAGCAAAGACAACTACCTCAACCTATTTTGGTTCACAgg GTACAACACTTTTGATTTATACTTTTCCAGTATTGTTCATAGCTTCTCTTGGGTGTATCTACCTCCATATAGTCAAAAAAGCAAATGATTCCAACATGGATAG ATGTGACAATAGGAATGATGATAAAGGAGGTAAGGAAACAATATGGAAGCGTCCATTTATTGTAAAAGGGCCTCTTGGAATTGTTTCTGGAACAGAGGTAGCAATGTTGTTAATGTTTATTGGACTCCTACTTTGGTCCTTTGCTTCTTACTTGCACAACTTCTTTGCTCTAATCACACAAAAATCAGCAGCACAATTTGGTGTAAAACT ATGGGAATTGAAACTGGAGGACGCAGGACTAATATTGGGTTTGGTTGGTAACATATGCTTGGCATTCTTGTTCTTTCCTGTGTCACGTGCCTCCCCCGTGCTTCCACTTCTTGGCCTCACCTCTGAGAGTTGCATTAAATACCATATATGGCTTGGACATTTGGTTCTCACTTTCTTCACAGCCCATGGCGTTTCCTACATCATTTTTTGGGCTGCCACCAACCAAATTTCTCAG atGGTGAAATGGGAGAAAATTGGGATATCAAATGTGGCCGGAGAGATTTCATTGGTATGTGGTTTGATCCTATGGATTGCAACAATTCCTGGCATTAGAAGAAAATTCTTTGAGCTTTTCTTCTATGCTCACTACCTCTACATATTCTTCATGCTCTTCTTCATCTTCCATGTTGGAATTTCCTATGCAAGCATCATGCTCCCTGGTTTCTACATCTTCATGGTTGATCGTTTCCTAAGGTTTCTTCAGTCAAGAACCCATGTTCATTTGGTTTCTGCTCGTGTCTTGCCTTGTGATACCATAGAACTCAACTTCTCTAAAACCCTTG AGTTAAGTTACACTCCCACAAGTGTTATGTTCATAAATATACGAAGCATATCAAAGCTACAATGGCATCCATTCACCATTACTTCAAGTAGCAAATTGGAGCCAGAAAAGCTTAGTGTTGTTATTAAGAGTGAAGGAACTTGGTCCAAAAAATTGTACCAAATGCTCTCAACACCTACAATTGATCACATTGATGTATCTGTTGAAGGCCCTTATGGACCTGCATCAACCAATTATCTAAG gCATGATTCACTTGTTATGGTTAGTGGAGGAAGTGGCATAACACCTTTTATCTCCATCATTAGGGACTTAATTTATCTTAGCACCACATTCAAgtacaaaaccccaaaaatactccTAATTTGTGCATTCAAGAACACTTCATCTCTCTCAATGTTAGACTTGATCCTCCCAATTTCTGGCACCCCATTTGAAATTTCCAATTTGGAGTTACAAATTGAAGCCTACATCACAAGAGACAAGGAGTTCAAATCAAATACCTTAATCAACCTTCAAACAAAATGGTTCAAACCTAATCCAAATGATGCCCCAATATATGCCATATTAGGCCCAAATAATTGGCTTTGGTTTGGAGCTATAATTTCAAGTTCTttcatcatttttcttattttaattgggATCATTACACGTTACTACATTTTCCCTAAAGATCATAACACAAATGGAATATTCTCATACTCTTTGAAGGCTTTAATTAACATGCTAGTAATGTGTGTGTCCATAGCCATAGTTGCTAGTGTAGGTGTTCTTTGGAACAAGAAATTAAGTGCTAAGAAAGGAAATAATCAAGTTCAACATTTGGAAGGGTTATCACCAACAGTGTCACCAAGCTCAGTGGTTTATTACAATAATAATGGAGGGAATCATAATGTGGAATTGGAAAGCCTTCCAAGCCAGTTAATTGCTCAGGCTACCAATGTTCATTATGGTGAAAGACCTGACCTAAGAA AAATACTATTTGAAATAAAAGGGTCAAGCGTGGGAGTTTTTGCTTCAGGACCCAAGAAAATGAGGCAAGAGGTTGCAGCTATATGCTCAACTGGTTTAACTGAAAATCTACACTTTGAGTCCATTAGTTTTAGCtggtaa